TGCCGCGCCATTACGCCGTCAAAGAGAGCGTCTTCCCGTTCTCGCGATTCCCAGACGTGGACACGATACTTGGACCCGAGATGCGTTCCACGGGCGAGGTCATGGGTATTGACGATGACTTCTTCCATGCCTTCATGAAGGCCCAGATCGGCGCGTCCAATGAGCCTGCTGAGAGCGGACAGGTGTTCATCAGCGTTCGCGACAAAGACAAATGGAGCGTCGTTCCGGTTGCCCGCACACTGGTCGAACTCGGCTTTGAGCTGGTCTCCACCAAGGGAACCGCACGCTACCTTAAGGAAAATGGCCTCGACGCTCGCGTCGTCAATAAGGTCAAAGAAGGCCAACCGCATATCGTCGACGATATTATCAACGGTGAAATCGCCATGGTTATCAACACCACGGTCGGAACTTCAGCAGTTGCTGATTCGCGTTCGATTCGCCGGGAGACCTTAAACCGTGCTATCCCATATTTCACAACCCTTGCAGGGGCACGTGCGGCGATTCAAGCGATGGCTGAATCGAAGACCTCGGCCCCCGGGGTCAAATCATTACAAGAATTTCACGCTCTTCTGTCCCGCTGACGAAGAGCCGAACACAGGCCAGTGATGGCCACGAACGGAAGGTAGGCAATGAAAGTTCCTATGACTGCTGAAGGTTATCGCGCGCTCAGAGATGAGCTAGACCACCTCAAACGTGTGGAGCGGCACAAAATTGTAGCCGAGATCGAAGTTGCAAGAGCCCACGGCGACCTCAAAGAGAACGCCGAGTACCATGCAGCCAAAGAGAAGCAAGGCTTTGTGGAGGGCCGGATTCAAGAGATCGAAGCATATCTCTCGAACGCTGACGTCATCGACGTGGGAACGCTCTCAGGGTCGCGCGTAGTCTTCGGTGCCACAGTGACGGTATTCGACGTAGAAGATGACGAAGAGAAGACCTACAAAATCGTGGGCGATGCTGAGGCAGACCTCAAGAACGGAAAAATCTCCTTCAAATCCCCGATCGCCAAGGCGTTGATCGGGAAAGAGGAAGGAGATGAGGTGACCGTCAAGGCGCCAGGCGGCGACCGAGTCGTTGAGATTGTAGGCGTCCAGTTTATCTAAACTCGACCCGCTTATTCAGCGGCGGAATCGCCCGCAGGCGCTGTAATCTCGCCATCTAGAACCAATTCGGGGAGATTCTCTACGTGACCTACGAAGAAGAACTCCAAGTCGTTCTTGATGTCTTCGGAGACGTCGAGAAGGTCCTTCTTGTTTCTCTCTGGAAGGATAACTCTCTTGATTCCTGAACGGTGCGCAGCAAGGACCTTCTCCTTAATTCCGCCCACAGGAAGCACGTTTCCACGCAGGGTAATCTCACCGGTCATGGCTACATCAGGCCGGACTTTGACACCCGTCAATAGGCTCAAGAGTGCGATGAACATGGTGATACCAGCACTCGGCCCGTCCTTAGGAATTGCGCCCGCTGGAACGTGAAGGTGGATATCGTACTGACGCATGAACGCGGGGTCGATGTGGAAAGACTCAACGTTCGAACGGATATAGGAGAGAGCAGCACGGACAGACTCCTTCATCACATCACCAAGTTGGCCAGTGAGGACGAGCTCTCCTTTGCCTTGCTGCATCTTCGTAGCCTCGATGAAGAGGATATCGCCACCAGCAGCGGTCCACGCGAGTCCAGTAGCGACTCCGGGTTGTGCGACGCGTTGTGCAACCTCGTACTGATATCGATCGGGTCCGAGGTACTCATCAACATCACCGGCATCAACACGAATCTTAACCTGTTCAGGCTCTCCATCGCTCGCGTCCGAGATACTTTGAGCAACCTTCACCGCTACACCACGGCAGATATCCGCCACGCGCCTTTCAAGCGTTCTTACGCCCGCCTCACGCGTGTGGTTGCGGATGATTTGGTCGAGAGCCTCGTCCGTAAGCTCCAAGTTCTCTTCGGTAATCCCGTGGCTCTCGAGCTGCTTGGGCACGAGGTATCGCCGGGAGATATGCATCTTATCCTGAGCGGTGTAGCCCGGAATTTCGATGACATCCATACGGTCACGCAACGGCGGAGAAATCGGATCCAACTGGTTCGCAGTCGCAATGAAGAGCACGTTCGAGAGGTCCACGGGGATTTCCACGTAGTGATCTGAGAACGAGCTATTTTGCTCGGGGTCAAGCACCTCAAGCAACGCCGCCGACGGATCGCCACGGAAGTCACGACCCACTTTATCGATCTCGTCGAGCATTAGAACAGGGTTATTGGTACCCGCCTTTCTAAGGGCTTGAACGATTCGGCCAGGCAATGCGCCAACGTACGTTCTTCGGTGCCCGCGAACTTCAGATTCGTCATGCACGCCGCCGAGAGAAATCCTGACGAATTTGCGGCCAAGCGCGCGCGCCACTGAGCGACCAAGGCTTGTCTTACCCACACCAGGAGGGCCTGCGAGACAAAGGATTGGGCCCTTCATGTCGTTCTTAAGCTTTCGTACAGCGAGGTACTCAACAATGCGCTTTTTGACCTTTTCGAGGTCGTAGTGGTCTTCGTCGAGGATGACCTGAGCCTCACGAATATTTAGGTGGTCATCGGTCCCCGTCTTCCAAGGTATATCGAGCAGCGTCTCGAGGTACGTTCGAGTGACGCCGTACTCGCTGGAAGCCGGCTGCATCATGCGCAATCGGTTCATCTGCTTTCTGCAAACCTCTTCAACTTCTTCAGGAAGATCGGCTTCTTCAATAGCCGTAGCGAGGTCTTCGAGATCGTTGCCCTCCCCGTCCAGCTCACCGAGCTGCTCTTTGATGGCCTTGAGTTGCTGGCGCAAGTAGTATTCGCGTTGATTTTTGTCGATCTCTTCTTTGATCTGGCTCTGGATCTTGTCCGAGACCCTTAGAACCTCAAGCTGTCGCGCGAGCAAGGTCACCACGGTCTTGAGGCGCTCCCTCAAGTCCACGGTTTCAAGGATTGCCTGCTTTTCTTCCGGCGAGATATCCATGTTCGCAGCGACGAAATCACAGAGCTGACCCGGATCGTTGACGCCGTCGACCATCTGGCTAGCCTCTTTAGGCATTGCCGGGATGAAGTTAACCACTTGTTTCGCGGTGCTCTTCAAGTTCATGAAGAGAGCTTCAACCTCAACCTGGACAGCTTGGTCGTCGCTATCGCCCTCGTCGAGGACTTCGAAACGGCCTTTGAAGAACGGCTCGTCCGTGATGAGTTCATCGAGGCGAACGCGAGATTGGCCTTGAATGATCACGCTATAATTATCACTCGCGATCTTAACGACCTTGAGAATTCTCGCGACCGTACCGATCGTGTAGAGATCCTCGAGATCTGGGTCGTCCGTGTCCGCATTCTTCTGTGTGAGGATTGCGATCGGTCTTTCCGACTGAACCGCGTCTTCGATCAGCTTGACGCTTTTGGCACGCCCAACGGCCAAAGGCACGACAACCTGCGGAAACAACACGGTATTTCTAAGAGGCAAGATCGAGAGTTCGTGGAAGGAACCCGGTGTATGCTTTTCTTCCGACATTAAGATTCACCAAAAAGGGGAGGCCCAACACGGGCTATGAGGTACAGTTCTTGGGCGTTCTAGCGTCAAAAAGGTCTACTTTGCAAGTTCGACAACGCCACTGGGCCATAACACTCGCATTGATCTACGCATTCCAACTGGGTGCAGGTTTTGCGTACTCATATTTTCCGCGCTATCTGGCAACGCTCGGCCTCGGCGCTGCTGCCATCGGAATGCTCTTGAGCGTGACTTCTGTGGCGAGGAGCGTGTCGATGCCGGTCTGGTCTTGGTTCGCCGATTTTCCAGACAGCGAGGGCGAACACCGAGGAAGACGCTTTGTCCAAGTGCTCTTCGTGCTGGCGAGCCCGTTTCTTTTGCTCCCGTTCATCCAAAACCCATGGATCGTCGGATCGCTGCTCGTCTGGAGCTCGCTGACCTTAGGATCCACGCTGCCAATCTTAGACGTGGTGACGATGAGAGAACTCGGGGCTGGCGCGTTTGGACGCATACGCGCGTGGGGCTCTCTGGGTTTCGGACTGACGGCGGGCAGCTTCGCCCTAGCCGGCCTCTGGCTCACTCACGAGGCTCTCGCCCTTCTTAGCCCATGGGTGATCGTTGTGGGCACGCTCGCTGCGGGATTCGCGGCATTTTCAATGCCCGCCTCGAGCCCCGTCCAGGAATACACCTCCAAGGCATCGTGGAAAGACTTTTTGGTCATGCTTCGAAACCCGTGGATTTTGGTCCTCATGCCGCTCTGGAGCCTGCATTGGGCATCACAGATGCCCTACAACGTGTTCATCGTGTTTTTTGCCGAAGAACAAGGCTTTGCGAGTTGGGCACCGGGGGCCGCGGTAGCACTTGGCATCGCAGCCGAAATCGCGTTTCTGGCCCGTGGTCAAACACTGATCGACCGACTCGGCCCTACCCTCTCCTTCGGCGTCATGGTCATCTTCACGGCATTGAGGTGGATCCTGAGCGCGTTCGCCCTGAATTCATTCGTCTTCGTTGCCCTGCAGGTATTGCACGGCCTGAGTTTTGGCGGATTTATGCTCTCCATGATGGCCGTCTTGAACAAGGAGGTCGACCCGAAGATCAGGACAAGCGCGCAGTCTTTGCTCTACGTCATCGTGTTTGGCGTTGGCGGCGCAATCGGGCAAGCCTTGAGTGGGTGGATACTGGACGAGAGCGATGGGAAGACTCTCTTTTTGGCTGCCGGCGGATTGGAGCTCCTCGTGTGTGTGCCGACCCTCATCATCATCGTGGGGTATCGAATGCGAGGCAGACACCGAAGGGTACAAAAAGAAACCTACTAGTTTGACCTCGGTACTTGCGTTAGACTCCGCGCGACTTTGCCTGGGAGCTTGAATGCAACCGAAATTATTTGTGGCCCTTGCAGGAAATATCGGGGCCGGAAAAAGCACGGCAGCGAAAATCATTTCGAGGCATTTTGGATTCGAACTCTTTCACGAGCCGGTGGTCGAGAATCGCTTCCTGAAGAACTACTATAAAGACATGCGGCGCTGGAGCTTTACACTTCAAATGGAGTTCCTGCTCGCCCGCGTCGAACATCATAGAAGTATCGAGAGGCTTCCCGGTGGTTGCGTGCAAGACCGCACCCTCATTGAAGATCCGGAGATTTTCGCAAAATATCTCCACGGGCTTGGGCACATGACCGACAACGAGCTCCACCTCTATTTCGACTATTTCCAACGATTCAATGAGCATGTTCGTCAGCCGGACCGCGTTATCCTTTTGCACACGCCCGATGTGAACGTCTTGTTGCGCCGAATTGCGGAGCGCGGGCGAGAGGAAGAGCGTGGAATCACCACTGATTTCCTGCGTGGACTCAATGGGTACTACGAGACCTTTGACCAGGTCAGCGCCAACAAGTACAACCTCGAAGTGCTCAAAATTGACGTCACGCACCGAGACTTTCGGCAGGGAGAGGAGCGCAAACGGTTCTTGGAAGAAGTTCAAGCCTTCTTGGAAGACGCACTGGACTCCAACAACGAACTTCCGTTCATGGTAGACCCAACAGACGACCGCATCTAAACTAGAGACTAGTTGAAACCAAAGGACCGCATTATGCCAAAGCGAAAACCTAAGAAGAAGGCTTCGTCAGGAGGCGAGGTGGAACTCCATCTCGACGAAAAATCGAAGAAGACATTTTATATCATCGGCGGGCTCTTCGCCGGACTACTGGTGCTTTTCATCATTCTTGAGATGATGAAGTAGCCCAAGAGCCTCAGAGCTCATCCAATGGTTCCAAATCCTCGGGAAGCTTCATGTAAAGCGCCGCTATAAGGTCTGTGCGCGTGATGATGCCAACGATCTTGCCATCTGAGACCACAGGCAGCCGCCCAACGTCGTGTTCAATCATCAAGGAAAGCGCATCTTCGATGGGCTCTCGGGGCGAAATCGTTGAGACTTCGTGGGTCATATGGGAGCTGACAGGCAGCCCTAGATTCTGAGAACGTTCGGCTCGTCGGACGTCGCGTTTGGACACAATTCCGCAAATCTCTTCGTCGCGAATCACTGGTGCCCCAGATATATTGTGGGTTTGAAGCACGCCGGCTACCTCACCTAGTGGTGTATCATGGGACACGGTGACCACTGGAGAGTTCATCAAGTCGCGAACGCGCGCCGGCTCCGGCGGCGTCTTACAAAGCAGGGCCTTGATTTCCTCAACCACGACTTCAGGGGTCTTGTGTTTGATTGTGGCGGCGGCGGCTCCTCGGTGCCCTCCTCCGCCAAATTGAGAGAGGATCGCGCCCATATTGACGTAAGAAACTCGGCTCCGACCAATCACCTGAACGCGGCGATTCTTGCGGAACTCGATGACCCCAAAAATGGCGTCATGCCCTCCAAACTCCAAGACTTGCTGAACCACCGAAGACGCGCCATGGACAAATTTCTCAGTGCTTGCTTGCACAAAGGCGAATTCCACCTCATGCACGCTCTCCTCGGAAAGAGACGCCATGCATTCGACCAAGAGTTTTGATTGTTCGTCGGAGTATTGGCGCCTCAGGAAGCGATTAACGACCCTTAGATTCGCGCCGAGGTCCAATAGAGCCGCACAAACTTTGACGTCTCGAGCCTGGGTCGACGAGAACGAGAGACGCCCCGTGTCGCTATAAATACCTAGAAGAAAAAGCGTCGCTTCTGCAGGAGAAATCGGGATGTTCTCCTCCAAAAGCCGCTCAACTAAGAGGGTCGCGCAGGCGCCTACCGGCTCGATCTGCTCCCAATCCGCCTCGATATCGAACTCAGAAGCTGGATGGTGGTCGTAGACCCTAGTTTTTGGAGTAGACGCCAGAATCTCTTCGTACTCCTTGAGGCGCCGAGCATCCCTCACGTCCACGACGATGACTTCTTCAATCTGCTCGTTCTCGACCTCAGACGCCTGCACCAAGCCATAGAAATCTTTGTGCAGCGCGAGGAACTTCTTGACGGGTGGATTCACTACGTTGTTGGCGAGCGCGGATGCCCCATGCAGCTTGGCAGCGGCAATCGAGCTCGCGAGTGCGTCCAGGTCTGCGTTGTGATGGGTGATAACGACCTTCATTGTAGCCCCCTGACCTCGCCAACCCGCCAGGTCCCTTCTACCAACTTCATTGGAAGCGTCAGCGGTGTTTTTGCTGCCCCCGAGCTCATCTCAACGTAAACGAGTGCGCTCGTTTCCTCGCCGACGATCCGAACGATCGAAAACTCCGGAGTCTTTGGCAGTGCACCAAATTGAGTATCAAACACCCAACGCGCATACGTGTTGCAGTCGAGACTCGTAGTCTCGCACACTGCCTTTTGAATCTGCAGATAGAGGGCAATTTCATCGGTAGCCCGCTCCACATCGTCGCCGCCTATCTTGTCGAGATCGCCGCAGATTCCGAGCTTCTTCGCCTCTTTTGCGCGGTCGAGCACTCGCTCAAACTCGTTAGAACAATAGGCAGAATCGAGCGATGCCGTCGAAGCGTTCCAAGCGGTATCTAGGTCGGAAAAGCGCAGCGCATCTAGAAATTTTTGGGCTGCTGGCTTCGCCGGATGTTCGTTCTTGCATCCCGTGAAACCGACCGCGAGAAAACAGATGATCAGGGCCTTATGAATGCTCATTTCCACGTCTCTATCCAAGTATCGAGACATTCATCCAAGAGATCCCGACAGATTCGAAAATGGTCCAACGATTTGCTGACGGGGTCGGCAATCTCCTTAAGCTCTCGGGCGCTGTGTTCCCACATTCTCACGATCTTTGTCCTAAGTTGAGGGTCGGAGCTCAAGACAAAAGCCTCGTGCTCCGGCGCCATCACTACGATATCGTCTGCCACGCGTAGCATCGCCGTGTTGATTCCCTGAGAGCGGTGCTCAGAGATATCAATCCCGACCTCTTTCATGGCCTCAATCGCAAATCGTGCGGCTTTGTGCCCGTTGAGCTTCAACGTTCCACAGGAAATCACCGCCGCCTTGATATCGCGATCTGTGAACTTCTCTTTGGCAAATCCGGCCGCCATGGGTGAGCGACAGATATTACCTGAGCACACAAAGATAATGCGCTTCATACGGGCTCCAAAAACTCTCGATACTCTGGTGGTAGCATTTCTGGAGTAAATTGCTCAAGGACGTCGGTGAGATCGGCACCACTCAATGTGTGCCAGTACATCACGGTCTTTGATTGCCAGTCCGAAGCCTGAGCTTCGAGAGCTGAAAACGCCTTACCGGTGTAAGTACCTTCCAGGTTAAGGCCATACGTCTTGGCGTTGGCGATTGCGGCCTCACCAGGTGCGGTGGGGACGCCGTACGCACCGCCGAAATAGTCGCCAGTTAAGTGGTAGTCTTTGTTTGAGAGCCTTGGAACGTTTCTCATCCCTGCCTCGTAGAGGAGATCACTGACTTGGTGTCCGAGATAGGCGCAAAGTGGCTTATTGCAAATCACCTTATCTACAACTCGCACTCCGATGACCTTGGTAGCGAGTCCGGCGATTTTGAGCCCGAGGGTCAAGCCCACCAACGTGCCGCATGTCCCTGCCGCCACGTAGATTACGTCAGGGATCGGGATGGCTTCAGCCTCACATTGGGCAGCTAGTTCAAGGGCAGCATTGACGTATCCGACGGTACCAAGTGGTGACGAGCCGCCACCTGGAATGTAGTAAAAGTCGCGCCCAGAGCTTAGCCACTCTCGAAGTTTGACCTTGAATACCTCGGCTGGGAGGTCATTCCTGTGGTCAGCGAGCGTGAGATTGGCCCGCGTGGTCGCTATGGCCTTGATATTCTTTTGAACGTGAGGCGTGAGCGGCTGCGGAAAGTGCAACACGGATGGCTCCAAACCGAGCTTCCTCGCCCAGAGTGCGGTCGCCAGGGCATGGTGCGAGCCGATGGCCCCAACCGTCCACACGTGTTCCAGACCCTTCTCTAGAGCGTCAGCCAGAAGGAACTCAAGCTTTCGCAACTTGTTCCCTCCATAGAGCGCTCCACTTTGATCATCGCGCTTCACCCAAAGATCAATGCCCATGCGGCTACCGAGTGCCTCAAAATGGTCCACGGGCGTTGGGATTGTGGCGAGGGCTCGGTATGGAATGCTAAGCGATGGGAATCGACGAAATAGTTCAGGTTGGCTCACGGTTCTATCCTCCGGTTGTGCCGCAGTGTACATTGGAAGACCACCCTTTCCCAAGAGACTAGAATGAAAGATTTCAAATATGACTCAAAGACCCAGACAGCGTGGGTGCCAAGTGATTTGGATGCAGACAGCCTCGTTCCCGCATCAGAAAGTGCAGAATGGTCCGCGGCCCTTCAAAATGGGGCCCTTTCCGATGGTCGAGCGCTCAAATCCGTCAACTATGTATTCTCCGATCCCGGTGCCGCCGAATACAACAGTTCTGCGCTCAGCTTCCTAAAGATCGGGACGTTTACAGGAAGCCTAGACTCCCCAAAACCCTTCGGCGATGGCCCCTCCTTCTCAACAAAAGAAGATTTCGGAATCTCTTAGCCGATCGCGACGTAGAGAAAGAGAATCAGAAAGGTGACGAGCACAACGAGGGCCACGCCGAGGACGATCTTTCGTTGTTCAGGGTCCGCCATCATCACCTGAAACTGAGCGTTCGCCTTCTCCACGCCGTTTTGAATCGCGGCCAGCGCAGGATGCGTGTTCTGCTTGAGTGGGAACTGATTTGGGACTTCTTTTGGCATCCAAGACGTCGGGATCGCCTGTGGCGGCTTGGGTTCAAATGACTGAGGCCCCGAGGTGCTTGGGCGAGGCAGATTGGCGGTCAACTGCGCGTCTGGGTCGTGTTGACCTGCAAAAAGTTCAGTCTTTCCGACCTCGAACTCATCTGTGACTTCGGGCGTTTGACTCGCGGCCCCAATCACCACCTTATGCTTGATGATGCTCTGCCTTAAGGTGTGCTCCTCGGAGTCTAGAGAATCCTCTTCCACTAAGAGGTCGCTTGCAGCGATTCCGAGTGTAGCGTCATCCGAGTCAGCAGGCTTCGGTTTGGCGCTCATCGCCTGATGCCTCGGGCCCGTTGGACCGTCCATCGAGATCGGCTGCGTCGCAGGGTCTTCCATCTTCGAGACAAACTTCTCGGTTTCGAAGGGCGACTCGTCCGGAAAGAGTTTCGCAAGGAAAGCCGCCACACGATGACGCGTAAAATTAGGGGTTCGGTTGGAGAGATCCGCACTTAGCGCCAGTTCGTACTCAAACGCGTCTTCCCAACGATCCTGTCTTCGCCGTTTGAGACCCTTCATCAGAATCGATTCGAGCTCCTCGTCGAGCTCAGAGCGATGGCCTCGCGGCGGCTGAAACTTAGCCTCTCTCATGCGCGCCAACATCTTTCGCATGTCCGGCTCGTCTTCATAAGCCATGCTCGAGGTGATCATTTCGTAGAGGCAAAGTGAGACGGCAAACACATCACTTCGACCGTCGAGCTTCTCGCCCCATGCCTGTTCCGGGGACATGTATCGAAACTTGCCCTTGATAACCCCGGCCTGGGTTTCTGGACGTGCCGCCACAGCGGCCTTCGCGACACCGAAATCTGCGACCTTGACCTCACCATTCCAGCTCACGAGGATGTTTTGAGGACTGACGTCTCGATGCACCAAATTCAGGGGCTTGCCCGTCTTCTGGTCCTTTTTCGTGTGAGCGTAATGAAGTCCCGAGAGCACCTCTCGAGCGATGTACGTGCAGACATCGAGCGGCATCGGCACACGCATATCGTAGGCTTGGTTCAGGATCTGAAAGAGGTCTTTTCCACGCACGTACTCCATGACGATGAAGTACTGGTCCTCATGAATTCCGAGCCCAATGACTTGGACGATATTGACGTGTTCGAGCTGCGCTGTGAGTTTCGCTTCATCAACGAGCATTCGCAGGAAGTCTTGGTCACCCGTGTGTTTGGGGTGAATAAGCTTGAGTACGTATTGCTTCTCGAAGCCGTCAATTCCACGACTCTTGGCGATATAGATCTCGGCCATTCCGCCGACCGCCAATCGATCCACAACCTCGTAACCACCGACAATTCTAGGTGCAGCCATGTCAATTCAAATGCTTAGACGAATGCAGTGTAACAGACCAATAACCCTTTAAGGAAGCCTCTATGCGCCGCGAGACGTCACGCTGAGCACAACTTTGCCCGTTGTGAGATTTGAAGCGACATGTTCGTGAGCCTTTTCGGTGTCTTCAATCTTGTAAACGGAATCGATGACGGGCGCGATTTCACCGCTAAGTACCAAGGGCCAGACTTCACGCAGAAAGTATTGTGTAATATCAGCCTTTTCCTCCACACTTCGTCCCCGCAATGTGCTCCCGAGGACCGTGATCTGGCGCGAAAGCACCCGCCGTAGATCCAGGGTCGCACTGCCTCCCCCCATCAAGCCGATAAGAACGAGGCGTCCTCCCCGAGAAAGTGCGCTGATATTGGACTCGAGATAACCACCACCGACGGGGTCCAAGATGACGTCCACGCCCTCGCCGTCCGTCAAGTCCATGATGTGTGCCGCGAAATCTTCATTATGGCGGTCGATGGCGTGAGCGCCGAGCTCTTCCAAAAACGCCAGTTTAGGCTGACTCGCGGTTGCGAAGACCTCGGCCCCAAACGAGCGCGCCAGCTGAATAGCGGCGGTTCCGACACCAGACGCCCCGGCGTGCACGAGCAGACGCTCACCTTCTTGAAGTGTTGCTTCAAGAAAAATGTTTAGAAAAGCGGTGTAGAAAACCTCAGGGATAGCGGCTGCCATCTCCAACGGAATCTCGGCGGGTACCGGGATGAGTAGAGCTGAGGGCGTTGTGACATATTCAGCATAACCGCCGCCGGGTAGGAGGCTAGCCACACGATCACCGACTTTCCAGTCTTTAACCTTGGAGCCCACCTGCGCAATTACTCCGGCGGCCTCGAGCCCCATCACTTCCGTCACACCTTGTGGGGGTGGGTAAAGTCCGCGACGCTGCAGGAGATCCGCGCGGTTAACCGCACTCGCGTAGACCTGGACCAGCACTTCGTCGGGGCCGGGACGGGGTGTGGGAACCTCCCCCCACACCAAATGCTCGTTTTCAACCTTAATCGCCTTCATTTCCTGCTCCTCTGGGGCGTCTCAGACGGTGTTTATACGCCCAATCGTCGACTTAGGCGACCAAAGTTCTAAGTCACTGAAGGTTCCGAGTTTACCTCTCACCTCAACTTTGGTAGCACCGCCCGATATTGAATCACCATTCATGGGAGTATCGGCACATGATGCAGCATCATTACAAAACAAATCTGAGGGACATCTTCTTCAACCTTTTCGAGCTCAATCAGATTGGGACGAAGACTTTTGGACACGGAAAGTTCTCACACCTCGACGAAGAGACCATGCGCGATGCGCTTGCCCAACTCGAGAAGATTTGTGTTCAGGAGCTCGCTCAGAGTTTCGCCGTCTCCGACCGCGAAGGCCTTCATTTTGATGGCGAGGGCAACGTCAGACTGCCCGACGCACTCAAGAAGAGTCTGGACATCTACATGGAGACGGGATGGCACCTCCTGGAACTCCCCGAGGAATTTGGCGGATTCGGCGCACCTCCTTCCATGATCTGGGCGCAGTTTGAGATGCTCGCGGGTTCAAACCCATGCGTGCCCTTTTATCTTTTCGGTGGCTTCATCACGAAGGTCATCAACAGCCTCGGCACCGACGACCAGAAGAAGAGATTTTGCCAGACCATCGTGGACCGCGGCTGGGGCGGGTCGATGGTCCTCACCGAGCCAGACGCTGGGAGCGACGTGGGCGCCGCAACCACCAAAGCAAAAGATCTTGGTGATGGCACCTGGGCCATCGAAGGCGTCAAGCGCTTCATCACCAATGGTGATTACGATCACACTGAAAACATCATCCACCTTGTCTTGGCGCGGCCCGAAGGCGCCGGTCCAGGCACTAAAGGGCTCTCACTCTTCATCGTTCCCAAGTATTGGGTCAACGAGGACGGCTCCCTCGGCGACCGAAACGGAGTGTTTGTCACCGGGCTTGAGAAGAAGATGGGGCTCAACGCTTCGGCCACCTGCGAGCTCACGATGGGCGATCGTGGTGTTTGTCGAGGACTGCTCATGGGCAATGTCCACGACGGCATTCGTCAGATGTTCCGCGTCATCGAGCACGCCCGAATGGCGGTTGGAATGAAGTCGATGGCGACTCTTTCGACTGGCTACCTCAACGCGCTTGAATACACGAAAGAGCGCGTGCAGGGCCCGGACTTGGCCAAAGCATCTGAAAAGGACTCACCGCGTGTTCGAGTCATCGAACATCCAGACGTTCGCCGTATGCTAATGACCCAGAAAGCCTATGCTGAGGGTATGCGGGCTCTCGGATACTACACGGCCTTCATTCAAGACCAGGTCGAGCTTTTGGGCGGACACGAGTCACCGGACGCCAAGAAACTGGATAAACTCAACGATCTCTTGCTCCCACTTGTGAAGGGATACTGCTCTGAGAAGGGATACGAGCAACTCGCCGTGTCGCTACAATGTTATGGCGGCTCAGGATACTGCAAGGACTATCCGATCGAGCAGTATATCCGCGACGCCAAGATCGACACGCTTTATGAGGGCACCACCCATATTCAATCGCTGGACCTCTTTTTCAGGAAAGTCGCACGAGATATGGGCGCTACGTTGATGGGACTAATGGCCGAGATCAATACGACGATTGAAAGCCTCTCTGAAACACCTGAACTCAGCGTTGAGATGGAGGGCCTGCGCCGTGCTCATGCGGAGGTTGGTAGCATCTTCCAAACCATGCTTGAGAAGGTCCAAGAGTCGGTCTACCACGTGGGCTTCCAAGCTAATAAGGTGTTGGAATCTCTCGCCGAGCTTGTGATGGGATGGCTTTTGGTTCGTCAGGCTCAGATCGCCCATGCCAAAG
This Microvenator marinus DNA region includes the following protein-coding sequences:
- the greA gene encoding transcription elongation factor GreA, which codes for MKVPMTAEGYRALRDELDHLKRVERHKIVAEIEVARAHGDLKENAEYHAAKEKQGFVEGRIQEIEAYLSNADVIDVGTLSGSRVVFGATVTVFDVEDDEEKTYKIVGDAEADLKNGKISFKSPIAKALIGKEEGDEVTVKAPGGDRVVEIVGVQFI
- the lon gene encoding endopeptidase La, whose translation is MSEEKHTPGSFHELSILPLRNTVLFPQVVVPLAVGRAKSVKLIEDAVQSERPIAILTQKNADTDDPDLEDLYTIGTVARILKVVKIASDNYSVIIQGQSRVRLDELITDEPFFKGRFEVLDEGDSDDQAVQVEVEALFMNLKSTAKQVVNFIPAMPKEASQMVDGVNDPGQLCDFVAANMDISPEEKQAILETVDLRERLKTVVTLLARQLEVLRVSDKIQSQIKEEIDKNQREYYLRQQLKAIKEQLGELDGEGNDLEDLATAIEEADLPEEVEEVCRKQMNRLRMMQPASSEYGVTRTYLETLLDIPWKTGTDDHLNIREAQVILDEDHYDLEKVKKRIVEYLAVRKLKNDMKGPILCLAGPPGVGKTSLGRSVARALGRKFVRISLGGVHDESEVRGHRRTYVGALPGRIVQALRKAGTNNPVLMLDEIDKVGRDFRGDPSAALLEVLDPEQNSSFSDHYVEIPVDLSNVLFIATANQLDPISPPLRDRMDVIEIPGYTAQDKMHISRRYLVPKQLESHGITEENLELTDEALDQIIRNHTREAGVRTLERRVADICRGVAVKVAQSISDASDGEPEQVKIRVDAGDVDEYLGPDRYQYEVAQRVAQPGVATGLAWTAAGGDILFIEATKMQQGKGELVLTGQLGDVMKESVRAALSYIRSNVESFHIDPAFMRQYDIHLHVPAGAIPKDGPSAGITMFIALLSLLTGVKVRPDVAMTGEITLRGNVLPVGGIKEKVLAAHRSGIKRVILPERNKKDLLDVSEDIKNDLEFFFVGHVENLPELVLDGEITAPAGDSAAE
- a CDS encoding MFS transporter; its protein translation is MQVRQRHWAITLALIYAFQLGAGFAYSYFPRYLATLGLGAAAIGMLLSVTSVARSVSMPVWSWFADFPDSEGEHRGRRFVQVLFVLASPFLLLPFIQNPWIVGSLLVWSSLTLGSTLPILDVVTMRELGAGAFGRIRAWGSLGFGLTAGSFALAGLWLTHEALALLSPWVIVVGTLAAGFAAFSMPASSPVQEYTSKASWKDFLVMLRNPWILVLMPLWSLHWASQMPYNVFIVFFAEEQGFASWAPGAAVALGIAAEIAFLARGQTLIDRLGPTLSFGVMVIFTALRWILSAFALNSFVFVALQVLHGLSFGGFMLSMMAVLNKEVDPKIRTSAQSLLYVIVFGVGGAIGQALSGWILDESDGKTLFLAAGGLELLVCVPTLIIIVGYRMRGRHRRVQKETY
- a CDS encoding deoxynucleoside kinase, which produces MQPKLFVALAGNIGAGKSTAAKIISRHFGFELFHEPVVENRFLKNYYKDMRRWSFTLQMEFLLARVEHHRSIERLPGGCVQDRTLIEDPEIFAKYLHGLGHMTDNELHLYFDYFQRFNEHVRQPDRVILLHTPDVNVLLRRIAERGREEERGITTDFLRGLNGYYETFDQVSANKYNLEVLKIDVTHRDFRQGEERKRFLEEVQAFLEDALDSNNELPFMVDPTDDRI
- a CDS encoding CBS domain-containing protein, encoding MKVVITHHNADLDALASSIAAAKLHGASALANNVVNPPVKKFLALHKDFYGLVQASEVENEQIEEVIVVDVRDARRLKEYEEILASTPKTRVYDHHPASEFDIEADWEQIEPVGACATLLVERLLEENIPISPAEATLFLLGIYSDTGRLSFSSTQARDVKVCAALLDLGANLRVVNRFLRRQYSDEQSKLLVECMASLSEESVHEVEFAFVQASTEKFVHGASSVVQQVLEFGGHDAIFGVIEFRKNRRVQVIGRSRVSYVNMGAILSQFGGGGHRGAAAATIKHKTPEVVVEEIKALLCKTPPEPARVRDLMNSPVVTVSHDTPLGEVAGVLQTHNISGAPVIRDEEICGIVSKRDVRRAERSQNLGLPVSSHMTHEVSTISPREPIEDALSLMIEHDVGRLPVVSDGKIVGIITRTDLIAALYMKLPEDLEPLDEL